TGACGCATTCATTCCCTCGTTGGACGCGGCACTTCCCGACATGGTTCGCTCCGTTCCATGAGACCTTTCGACACCGCTCGCAGTGGACGTGGGCCCCTATCTATCTGCAGGGATTGTGCAGTTCAGCACCCCGAAAAAGCATGCAACCGCTGGCGGCGACGGTCGCCCCTGGCAAAGATGAT
The DNA window shown above is from Deinococcus detaillensis and carries:
- a CDS encoding transposase, whose amino-acid sequence is MTHSFPRWTRHFPTWFAPFHETFRHRSQWTWAPIYLQGLCSSAPRKSMQPLAATVAPGKDD